The Eubacterium maltosivorans genome includes the window ACAAAAATCTTATCAAAGTGAGGAAGTATCAAGTTGAAAACAAGCGTAAAGAAAACTGCTGTCATTGTGGGATGCAGCCAAATGGGCGCCCGCCTGGCAATGTCTTTATCGAATAAGGGCTATAAGGTTGTGATCATGGACAAGGATTATCACGCCTTTGAAAGGATCGACCGGCATTTTCTGGGAACTGAGTTCCTTGGTGATGGACAGGATTTGACAGCACTTCGTTCTTTAGGGGTTGACAATATCAAGCTTTTCGTGGCAGCGACCGGAAACGATGCCGATAACCTTACCCTGTCACGCAAGGCTGAAAAGCTTTATCACCTGAGCCGCGTCTACGCGAGGCTGAGCGGAAGCCGCAGCCGTGAACAGCTGAAACGCTGTGCCACAGATCATGCTCCGGCAGTATAGCCCGCTGGAGGATAAGAGAAAAAAACATGAAAACTAAGATTTTTAAAGGTGTGGCCACCGCGCTGGTGACCCCGATGAAGCCCGACGGGTCCATTTCTTACGACACCCTGTCGGGACTGATCGACTACCAGCTGAAGCATCACGCCGACGCGGTGGTTATCGGCGGCACCACAGGCGAGTCAGCATCGCTTTCGGAAAAGGAACTGCTTGAGCTGACAGCGTTTGCCGTTAAGGCTGTGAGAGGGCATGTCCCTGTCATTGCTAATATGGGCAGCAACAATACCGCTCACAGCGCAGAGTTGGCCGGCAAAATGGAAAAGCTTGGGGCTGACGCCCTGCTTTCAGTAACACCCTACTATAACAAGGCGTCACAACAGGGACTGTATGAGCATTTTAAGGCAGGGGCAGCGGCTACTGGACTGCCCATTATTCTGTATAATGTACCCTCCCGCACTGGGGTCAATATCGCTGTGGATACCTATAAGCGTTTGTCTGAGATCGACAATATTGCAGCGGTTAAGGAGGCCAGTGGCAATTTCAGCCAGATGGCGCAGATTGCCGCCGAATGCGGTGATGCGCTGAGCATTTACTCGGGCAATGACGACCAGATCGTTCCAGCGTTGGCACTGGGGGCAGAGGGTGTCATCTCGGTGCTGTCCAACCTGATTCCCGGGCAGATCCACCAAATCTGCGCCAGCTATTTTGAGGGTAACATAGGCAAAAGCCGTTATTTCCAGCTTTACTATCTGGAGTTGGCAGAGGCGCTGTTTTCAGACATCAACCCCATTCCTGTTAAGCAGGCCCTCAATGATATGGGATTGAACGTGGGAAGCTGCCGCCTG containing:
- a CDS encoding NAD-binding protein is translated as MKTSVKKTAVIVGCSQMGARLAMSLSNKGYKVVIMDKDYHAFERIDRHFLGTEFLGDGQDLTALRSLGVDNIKLFVAATGNDADNLTLSRKAEKLYHLSRVYARLSGSRSREQLKRCATDHAPAV
- the dapA gene encoding 4-hydroxy-tetrahydrodipicolinate synthase, with translation MKTKIFKGVATALVTPMKPDGSISYDTLSGLIDYQLKHHADAVVIGGTTGESASLSEKELLELTAFAVKAVRGHVPVIANMGSNNTAHSAELAGKMEKLGADALLSVTPYYNKASQQGLYEHFKAGAAATGLPIILYNVPSRTGVNIAVDTYKRLSEIDNIAAVKEASGNFSQMAQIAAECGDALSIYSGNDDQIVPALALGAEGVISVLSNLIPGQIHQICASYFEGNIGKSRYFQLYYLELAEALFSDINPIPVKQALNDMGLNVGSCRLPLCDMAPVEAARLLKCLQKYGLCHFSEKPEEKQFHAKRQLSLISGV